One genomic segment of Gossypium arboreum isolate Shixiya-1 chromosome 3, ASM2569848v2, whole genome shotgun sequence includes these proteins:
- the LOC108470963 gene encoding E3 ubiquitin-protein ligase APD2-like isoform X1, with protein sequence MFRPGFVPASNHAQLPQWKDTWTRVLPALTLWICVSVILRYGYYGNCSMVLGPSSSRLMKASSVFVQQVQVRDENWKGALVYVFPEKPELSNEVNWNFSNYLIVGAYDRKRYSLWLNKGSRIHIRWATQPSRLDKIELIIIKGEKKPETLLPERTVPFGALFLNEPVTGKEAEYNIEEDDKYSVGLINSNPRSIIITFSLNVTSKVYDVTKASDMCSTLNGSCRLQLQFPHTQYVIVSTPDNGDIAGRYVELSFVARVVTYIAILGFFIIIILLVLKYLGACNDEIINSNTTFREISWRTETDPILPEKSVRLTYGTTAEDDNDDAETGSSSSSSEDLYDAKLCVICYDDQRNCFFVPCGHCATCYDCAQRIMEEENKVCPICRRLIHKVRRLFSP encoded by the exons ATGTTCAGGCCAGGGTTCGTACCAGCTTCCAACCATGCTCAACTTCCTCAGTGGAAAGACACTTGGACACGAGTGCTACCTGCTCTGACTTTATGGATATGTG TGTCGGTAATCCTCCGATATGGCTACTATGGGAATTGCAGTATGGTGCTTGGACCAAGCTCTTCTCGGTTGATGAAGGCCAGTTCTGTTTTTGTACAACAGGTTCAAGTAAGAGATGAAAATTGGAAAGGGGCTCTTGTTTATGTGTTTCCAGAGAAACCAGAGTTAAGCAACGAAGTAAATTGGAACTTTTCAAATTATTTGATTGTTGGAGCATATGATCGCAAG CGATACTCTTTGTGGTTAAACAAGGGTTCTAGGATCCACATAAGATGGGCAACTCAACCCAGTAGATTAGACAAAATTGAACTCATTATCATAAAAG GAGAAAAAAAACCAGAAACGTTGCTGCCCGAACGAACAGTGCCATTTGGTGCCCTTTTCCTGAATGAACCAGTAACGGGTAAAGAAGCAGAGTACAACATTGAGGAAGATGACAAGTACTCTGTAGGTCTAATTAACTCGAACCCTAGAAGCATAATTATTACATTTAGTTTAAATGTTACATCCAAAGTTTATGATGTAACAAAAGCTAGCGATATGTGTTCAACACTAAATGGTTCATGCCGGCTCCAACTTCAGTTTCCCCACACTCAGTATGTTATAGTTTCAACTCCTGATAAT GGTGATATTGCCGGACGGTACGTTGAGCTGTCTTTTGTTGCTCGAGTTGTTACTTACATTGCAATTTTAG GTTTCTTCATCATTATCATTTTATTGGTGCTGAAATACCTAGGAGCATGcaatgatgagataattaataGTAATACAACGTTCAGGGAAATATCGTGGAGGACGGAGACTGACCCTATTTTACCGGAGAAGTCAGTTCGGTTGACCTACGGAACAACGGCAGAGgacgacaatgatgatgccgaaacCGGATCTTCAAGTAGCTCGTCGGAGGATTTATATGATGCGAAATTATGTGTAATATGCTATGATGATCAACGCAACTGCTTCTTCGTCCCATGTGGACACTGTGCGACTTGCTATGATTGTGCTCAAAG GATTATGGAGGAAGAAAACAAGGTGTGTCCAATATGTCGAAGATTGATTCACAAAGTAAGAAGATTGTTTAGTCCATAG
- the LOC108470963 gene encoding E3 ubiquitin-protein ligase APD1-like isoform X2: MFRPGFVPASNHAQLPQWKDTWTRVLPALTLWICVSVILRYGYYGNCSMVLGPSSSRLMKASSVFVQQVQVRDENWKGALVYVFPEKPELSNEVNWNFSNYLIVGAYDRKRYSLWLNKGSRIHIRWATQPSRLDKIELIIIKGEKKPETLLPERTVPFGALFLNEPVTGKEAEYNIEEDDKYSVGLINSNPRSIIITFSLNVTSKVYDVTKASDMCSTLNGSCRLQLQFPHTQYVIVSTPDNGDIAGREISWRTETDPILPEKSVRLTYGTTAEDDNDDAETGSSSSSSEDLYDAKLCVICYDDQRNCFFVPCGHCATCYDCAQRIMEEENKVCPICRRLIHKVRRLFSP, translated from the exons ATGTTCAGGCCAGGGTTCGTACCAGCTTCCAACCATGCTCAACTTCCTCAGTGGAAAGACACTTGGACACGAGTGCTACCTGCTCTGACTTTATGGATATGTG TGTCGGTAATCCTCCGATATGGCTACTATGGGAATTGCAGTATGGTGCTTGGACCAAGCTCTTCTCGGTTGATGAAGGCCAGTTCTGTTTTTGTACAACAGGTTCAAGTAAGAGATGAAAATTGGAAAGGGGCTCTTGTTTATGTGTTTCCAGAGAAACCAGAGTTAAGCAACGAAGTAAATTGGAACTTTTCAAATTATTTGATTGTTGGAGCATATGATCGCAAG CGATACTCTTTGTGGTTAAACAAGGGTTCTAGGATCCACATAAGATGGGCAACTCAACCCAGTAGATTAGACAAAATTGAACTCATTATCATAAAAG GAGAAAAAAAACCAGAAACGTTGCTGCCCGAACGAACAGTGCCATTTGGTGCCCTTTTCCTGAATGAACCAGTAACGGGTAAAGAAGCAGAGTACAACATTGAGGAAGATGACAAGTACTCTGTAGGTCTAATTAACTCGAACCCTAGAAGCATAATTATTACATTTAGTTTAAATGTTACATCCAAAGTTTATGATGTAACAAAAGCTAGCGATATGTGTTCAACACTAAATGGTTCATGCCGGCTCCAACTTCAGTTTCCCCACACTCAGTATGTTATAGTTTCAACTCCTGATAAT GGTGATATTGCCGGACG GGAAATATCGTGGAGGACGGAGACTGACCCTATTTTACCGGAGAAGTCAGTTCGGTTGACCTACGGAACAACGGCAGAGgacgacaatgatgatgccgaaacCGGATCTTCAAGTAGCTCGTCGGAGGATTTATATGATGCGAAATTATGTGTAATATGCTATGATGATCAACGCAACTGCTTCTTCGTCCCATGTGGACACTGTGCGACTTGCTATGATTGTGCTCAAAG GATTATGGAGGAAGAAAACAAGGTGTGTCCAATATGTCGAAGATTGATTCACAAAGTAAGAAGATTGTTTAGTCCATAG
- the LOC108470963 gene encoding E3 ubiquitin-protein ligase APD2-like isoform X3, with protein sequence MVLGPSSSRLMKASSVFVQQVQVRDENWKGALVYVFPEKPELSNEVNWNFSNYLIVGAYDRKRYSLWLNKGSRIHIRWATQPSRLDKIELIIIKGEKKPETLLPERTVPFGALFLNEPVTGKEAEYNIEEDDKYSVGLINSNPRSIIITFSLNVTSKVYDVTKASDMCSTLNGSCRLQLQFPHTQYVIVSTPDNGDIAGRYVELSFVARVVTYIAILGFFIIIILLVLKYLGACNDEIINSNTTFREISWRTETDPILPEKSVRLTYGTTAEDDNDDAETGSSSSSSEDLYDAKLCVICYDDQRNCFFVPCGHCATCYDCAQRIMEEENKVCPICRRLIHKVRRLFSP encoded by the exons ATGGTGCTTGGACCAAGCTCTTCTCGGTTGATGAAGGCCAGTTCTGTTTTTGTACAACAGGTTCAAGTAAGAGATGAAAATTGGAAAGGGGCTCTTGTTTATGTGTTTCCAGAGAAACCAGAGTTAAGCAACGAAGTAAATTGGAACTTTTCAAATTATTTGATTGTTGGAGCATATGATCGCAAG CGATACTCTTTGTGGTTAAACAAGGGTTCTAGGATCCACATAAGATGGGCAACTCAACCCAGTAGATTAGACAAAATTGAACTCATTATCATAAAAG GAGAAAAAAAACCAGAAACGTTGCTGCCCGAACGAACAGTGCCATTTGGTGCCCTTTTCCTGAATGAACCAGTAACGGGTAAAGAAGCAGAGTACAACATTGAGGAAGATGACAAGTACTCTGTAGGTCTAATTAACTCGAACCCTAGAAGCATAATTATTACATTTAGTTTAAATGTTACATCCAAAGTTTATGATGTAACAAAAGCTAGCGATATGTGTTCAACACTAAATGGTTCATGCCGGCTCCAACTTCAGTTTCCCCACACTCAGTATGTTATAGTTTCAACTCCTGATAAT GGTGATATTGCCGGACGGTACGTTGAGCTGTCTTTTGTTGCTCGAGTTGTTACTTACATTGCAATTTTAG GTTTCTTCATCATTATCATTTTATTGGTGCTGAAATACCTAGGAGCATGcaatgatgagataattaataGTAATACAACGTTCAGGGAAATATCGTGGAGGACGGAGACTGACCCTATTTTACCGGAGAAGTCAGTTCGGTTGACCTACGGAACAACGGCAGAGgacgacaatgatgatgccgaaacCGGATCTTCAAGTAGCTCGTCGGAGGATTTATATGATGCGAAATTATGTGTAATATGCTATGATGATCAACGCAACTGCTTCTTCGTCCCATGTGGACACTGTGCGACTTGCTATGATTGTGCTCAAAG GATTATGGAGGAAGAAAACAAGGTGTGTCCAATATGTCGAAGATTGATTCACAAAGTAAGAAGATTGTTTAGTCCATAG
- the LOC108472051 gene encoding cytochrome P450 81Q32-like, whose amino-acid sequence MEVWIFNYLLFFLIFYFLTQRLFQNRGLPPSPALSLPIIGHLHLIKKPLHRTLAKLSKQHGPILFLRFGSRPVLVVSSPSATEECLSKNDTVFANRPRLLAGKHLGYDYTTLVWAPYGDHWRNLRRVVSLQLLSSNRVQKYLGIRMDEVKSLVFRLFRSTSKGSGEFQVVEMKSMFFELTLNVMMRMIAGKRYCRDGEDELEEEKKFKEIVRESFQVSGATNIVDFVPMLKWVGLNKIEKKLEILQRKRDEFMQNLIDERRKLTSSNSCYEQNSKTIVDVLLSAQETDPEYYTDDAIRGFMQVLLSAGTDTSAATMEWGLSLLLNNPKTLEKAREEIDMEVGQSRLIHESDYERLAYLHAVISETFRMCPPGPLLVPHESSEECMVGGFSIPRGTMLLVNIWAMHNDPVLWENPTEFKPDRFLGPGLVKNGFTFLPFGTGRRGCPGESLAMGLIPLTVGCLIQCFEWERMGEEMVDMSEGNGLNMPKAQPLVARYRPRPAMMNLLSLL is encoded by the exons ATGGAAGTCTGGATCTTCAACTACCTTCTCTTCTTCCTCATCTTCTACTTTCTTACCCAAAGGTTGTTCCAAAACAGAGGACTCCCACCATCCCCTGCACTTTCCCTTCCCATCATAGGCCATCTCCATCTCATAAAGAAGCCCCTCCATCGAACCCTTGCCAAGCTTTCCAAGCAACATGGTCCAATACTATTCCTTCGTTTTGGATCCCGTCCGGTCCTTGTCGTGTCTTCTCCATCTGCTACAGAAGAATGTTTGTCCAAAAACGACACTGTATTCGCAAACCGGCCTCGTCTGCTTGCCGGTAAACACCTTGGTTATGATTATACTACACTTGTTTGGGCCCCATATGGCGATCACTGGAGGAACTTGAGGCGTGTGGTGTCTCTCCAACTCTTGTCATCGAATCGTGTTCAAAAGTATCTCGGGATACGCATGGATGAAGTTAAATCTTTGGTTTTTAGGCTTTTTAGGAGTACTTCAAAAGGGAGTGGTGAGTTTCAGGTCGTGGAGATGAAATCGATGTTCTTCGAGTTGACTCTTAATGTAATGATGAGGATGATTGCTGGGAAGAGGTATTGTAGGGATGGAGAGGATGAATTGGAAGAAGAGAAAAAGTTCAAAGAAATTGTGAGAGAGTCCTTTCAAGTGAGCGGAGCCACAAACATTGTAGATTTTGTGCCCATGTTGAAATGGGTTGGATTAAATAAAATTGAGAAGAAGCTTGAAATATTACAGAGGAAGAGAGACGAATTCATGCAAAACTTGATTGATGAACGCCGAAAACTAACCTCCAGTAATTCATGTTATGAGCAAAACAGCAAGACAATAGTTGATGTTCTTTTATCGGCTCAAGAAACTGATCCTGAATATTACACAGATGATGCCATCAGAGGCTTTATGCAA GTATTGTTATCAGCAGGGACTGATACTTCTGCAGCGACCATGGAATGGGGGCTATCACTTTTGCTAAACAACCCAAAAACTCTTGAAAAGGCCCGAGAAGAAATCGACATGGAAGTGGGACAAAGCAGGCTTATCCACGAATCAGATTACGAGAGACTTGCATACCTCCATGCCGTCATAAGTGAGACATTTAGGATGTGCCCACCTGGCCCACTTCTAGTACCACACGAGTCATCCGAGGAGTGCATGGTGGGAGGTTTCTCAATCCCTCGTGGCACGATGTTGTTGGTGAACATTTGGGCGATGCACAATGACCCTGTATTATGGGAGAATCCCACTGAATTTAAGCCCGATAGGTTCCTTGGACCTGGACTTGTTAAGAATGGGTTCACATTTTTGCCGTTCGGGACAGGCAGAAGGGGGTGTCCAGGGGAGAGTTTGGCGATGGGATTGATTCCATTGACAGTGGGATGTTTGATTCAATGCTTTGAGTGGGAGAGAATGGGTGAGGAAATGGTGGATATGAGTGAAGGAAATGGGCTCAACATGCCCAAAGCTCAGCCCTTGGTTGCGAGGTATAGGCCGCGCCCAGCCATGATGAACTTACTCTCTCtactttaa
- the LOC108471176 gene encoding pumilio homolog 12-like, with protein sequence MESGNRSMWETPLVPPSRSLGSYVPHHSLTSPQILLENNPFDQSLESAFFGLNLSTQKNPELDYGFSRGEKERKNEGLHVGFDGVMRVGPYSDSWNSLVPRSYQLPNLNENGYLFDSRREHVFNEISILPFSYQNRLAPPLTAAGAGCSRNKNVTRSSFNGHNNDQISNGFRRSRWSYEPLNCLSIGDLRGRFLSLAKDQYGCRFLERAIDEASREEIDMILMEVVGHVDELMLDPFANYVVQKLVVMCNEEQKSQIILMIVKDGFRLVNICLNVRGTRAVQKLLENLPSQQQISLIMSALTTCVVALTKDMNGHRVIQCCLKIFSDQDNKYLLKEVANNCYQIATDKSGCCTMQHCIDHSKGEAKANLVREIIANALHLAEDRYGNYVVQHVLGLKERRTTESLLRQLEGNYASLSCNRYGSNVVEKCLLESGEEQSTRIIKELLRSPIRSRLLVDRFGNYVIQSALSVSKGFVYNALLNLVWVNFPMMRNHVYGRWILAWFNKRKPPCN encoded by the exons ATGGAGTCTGGAAACCGATCCATGTGGGAGACACCGTTGGTTCCTCCTTCACGGTCACTAGGAAGTTATGTCCCTCATCATAGCCTAACATCACCACAAATTCTTCTTGAGAACAACCCTTTTGATCAAAGCCTAGAATCAGCCTTTTTTGGCCTCAATTTATCAACTCAAAAGAACCCAGAACTAGATTATGGGTTTTCAAgaggagaaaaagagagaaagaatgaGGGATTGCATGTGGGTTTTGATGGGGTGATGAGAGTGGGACCATATAGTGACTCTTGGAATAGTTTAGTGCCTAGGTCGTATCAGCTCCCCAATTTAAATGAAAATGGGTATTTGTTTGATTCAAGAAGAGAGCATGTTTTCAATGAAATCTCAATCTTACCCTTTTCCTATCAAAATCGATTGGCTCCTCCTCTCACTGCTGCTGGTGCCGGTTGTTCAAGAAACAAGAATGTAACGAGATCTAGCTTTAACGGTCATAATAATGATCAGATCAGTAATGGTTTTAGGAGGTCTCGTTGGTCATATGAACCTCTGAATTGTTTGAGTATAGGGGATTTGAGAGGCAGGTTCTTGTCTTTAGCAAAAGATCAGTATGGCTGTCGGTTTTTAGAAAGGGCTATTGATGAAGCTTCGAGAGAGGAAATTGATATGATTTTAATGGAGGTTGTTGGGCATGTTGATGAGTTGATGTTGGACCCTTTTGCCAATTATGTTGTTCAAAAACTCGTGGTCATGTGTAATGAGGAACAAAAGAGTCAAATTATTTTAATGATCGTCAAGGATGGTTTTCGACTTGTTAACATTTGTCTCAATGTTCGTGG GACTCGTGCTGTGCAGAAACTGTTGGAGAACCTTCCTTCACAACAGCAAATCTCTTTAATTATGTCCGCCTTAACCACTTGCGTTGTTGCATTGACTAAAGACATGAATGGCCATCGTGTGATCCAGTGTTGCTTGAAAATTTTCTCTGATCAAGATAATAAG TATCTTCTGAAAGAGGTGGCGAATAACTGTTATCAAATTGCAACAGACAAAAGTGGATGTTGTACAATGCAGCATTGTATTGACCACTCTAAGGGAGAGGCAAAAGCCAATCTAGTTCGAGAGATCATAGCAAACGCGCTTCACCTAGCTGAAGATCGATATGG CAACTATGTAGTGCAACATGTACTGGGACTGAAAGAGCGGCGAACAACAGAAAGTCTTCTAAGGCAGCTCGAAGGGAATTACGCATCCCTTTCCTGCAACAGGTATGGAAGCAATGTTGTTGAGAAGTGCTTGTTGGAATCGGGAGAAGAACAATCTACAAGAATTATAAAGGAGTTGCTTAGAAGTCCCATCAGGTCAAGGCTTCTTGTGGATCGATTTGGAAACTATGTTATCCAATCAGCTTTATCAGTATCTAAG GGCTTTGTTTACAATGCTTTGCTGAATCTGGTTTGGGTAAACTTTCCAATGATGCGCAACCATGTTTACGGAAGATGGATACTTGCGTGGTTCAACAAGAGAAAGCCACCATGCAACTAA